TTTTTCCCAAAAAAAGCACACATGGCATGTTTTGTTACATCGTCATGAGTTGGACCGAGACCTCCCGACATGATGATCACATCATACTGCTCCCAATAATGCTTGAGTGTATTTGCGATCATTGCAACATCATCTTTAACTGTTATGGTCAGATCGAGTGGTATACCAGCTGCTACCAGGTGTTCGCCAATAAAGCTTTCGTTGGTATTTACTGTTTTACCCATCAAAATTTCATTGCCTATTGCGACATATAAAATTTTTGCCATTTTTTCTCCAGAAAAACTTTTATCCGTACCAGTTACAAGCCAAACTACATCGTTCAAATTACTTGACACCGAGAGATTCGTCAATGATTTCTTTCATCAATAGTGATTTTCTTAAAAAAAATGATATTAAATGCTTTCTTCGAAAGGAGCACTTATGATAGCAAAAAGAAAATATTTTGTACTCTTTTTCATTTTTACTTTTGTAACAATGACTGTTTTACAAGCCCAGGAAGATATGGCGCATGCTGAAATTATGAATCTTCAGGGAGAGGTAATTCTCAATCATGATCACCAGCTTGCTCCTGCAACCAAAGGGGATAAGCTTTTTGACGGAGATATGCTCCTGACTAAGGACAACTCCTTTGCAATTGTAAAATTCTCAGATAATGGAGCTATATCTAAGGTGTTTTCAAATAGCACCCTGACCATAAATATGAGCCAGAGAGAGCAAAGTTTCATGAAAACCCTTACGCTCGATGTTGGAAAGATCTGGTCTGAAGTGACAACCGGGGAAGGGGATTATTATATCCAAACGCCAACGTCAGTAGCAGCCGTTAAAGGAACTGGTTTTATGACCGATGTTGATGCCCAGACAGGATTTACAACGCTACAGGTTTTCGAAGGGACTGTCGATTTTAGTAATGAGTTTGGAAGAATCAGTATTCCAGCTGGGAATCAAGGATTTTCAAACGGCATTGATCCTCCTTCTTTCCAGATGATGGAAAATGTCCAGCCCCCAGAATCTCTTATGGAAGTCACAATTCCTGAAGAGACAAAACCGGAAACACCAAAGCAACCAGATCAACCTCAAGAACAGCCACAACAGAAACCGGATATTGAAGTGCAGCCAGTTGAAGAACCCAAAGAGGAAGCAAAAGCAGACCAGCCTAAAGCACCCAGAAAATCAATACTTCCCGGAACACTGGGGATCGGAACAGTTACCATCGATGGTGTTACCTATACACGCATCCGTCTCATGCCGGAAATTCCAATTTGGAAATTTAAGTTAGGGCTTGATTTTGATATCCTCATTGATGGTGACGGCAACATCAGGAAGAAAGATTGGGATAACTTCAATGCATATTTGAATAAGATCATGTATCTTGAGTTTGCAAACAGACGCGACCCGTTCTATTTCAGGCTCGGTGCATTCCCCAGTGTAAAATTTGGTCACGGTCTCATCATGAGAGACTATACAAACATGCTTGACTATCCTGCAACAAAACAGCTTGGAGCAGAAATTGCTGTTAATACAAAACCATTCGGACTTGGCGTAGATGTATTCTGTCCGAATGTCGATGAGCATAACATATTTGCTGCACGAGTTAAGTTGAATCCTTTTGTTACCACAGGTATTCCTTTCCTCAACAATCTGGAATTTGGATTTACGGGAGTAACAGACCTGAACGAACTCGGCGGCTTAAAGGACAATGATGAAGACGGATATCCAAATATATTCGATGACTATCCCGATAATCCCCATTATTGGGCAGACACCGATAGTGATGGTTGGCCGGATCCTGCTAATATCGATTCTGTGGGAAGTGTTACGATTGATATCGACGCTGATAATAATAATGAACTTGATGTAAATCAGGTTATACCCGGATGGGACAATCTGGCAGATTATCTGAAGAGTGTGTATAAATTAGGAAAGAAGGAAAGCGTTACCATTATTGGCGCTGATTATACATTACCTCTTATCAATTCCAAGCTTTTCAGTTTGTATCATTATTCCGAACTAGCTCATATTCTTGATTATGGAACTGGTGTGATATTCCCTGGCTTTGGTGCAAAATTTCTTATCTTTGACGCAACCCTCGATTACAGAATGTTCGGAGATGATTTTGAACCCAACTTCTTTGATTACCTTTATGATAACGAACGCGCAATGGTCGTTGGAGATTCTGTTGTAACCAAGAGGAGTACGCTGAAGGGAATCAATAAATCTCAGGGATGGCGCGGACAGCTCGTTTCGCACATTTTCAACATTCTCGATTTTACAGTCGCCTATGAAGATATTCATGGTAAAGATTATAACATGGGCAAATCAATCCTCGGAGAAGCGCGTTTGAAGAAAACATTCATCCCCGGTCTTGACTATGCCTATGCGCGATATTCTCAAACACAGGTTGAGAAATTCACCACATGGAAGAGTCCCAATGCAGTGATAGAAGCCCAGATCGGCTACGAAGTATCACCGGTAACGCTTCTCGTTTGGGATTATAAAGTCTACTACATCGACCTCAATGGTGACGGGAAGATATCGGGAGACGATGAGACCAAAAAGACATATAGTTTTGGAGTGCAGATAAAAATATAGTCACATGAAGGTTTTAATTGTTGGAAGCGGTGGTAGAGAGCATGCCATTGCATGGAAGTGTGCGCAAAGTAAGAAGATAGACAGTATTTTTGTTGCTCCAGGGAATCCCGGCATGGAGAACGTTGCACGGCATATACCTTTGCACACGACTGAAGAACTCGTACACTTTGCAAAATCCGAGGCAATAGACCTTACAATTATCGGACCCGAAAAGCCGCTTACCGAAGGAATCGTTGATACTTTCGTGAAAGAGGGACTTGCTGTAATTGGACCATCAAAAAAAGCTGCCGAATTAGAAGGCAGCAAGGTCTTCGCCAAAACTTTCATGAAGAGATATCATATTCCAACTGCAGACTTCGAGGTCTTCGACCAAATTGTGCCTGCATTGAATTATTTGCTTCAGATACCATTCCCCGTTGTTCTAAAAGTCGATGGTCTGGCAGCGGGAAAAGGTGTTTTTATTTGTGATAATTATACTGAAGCTGAAACAGTACTCAATCATATCATAAATTACAAACTTTTCGGTGATGCGGGTTCAAAAGTTGTAATTGAAGAATACCTGAAAGGAGAAGAGGCATCCCTTTTTGCATTTTGTGATGGAGAACATTTTAGTTCGACTATTTTATCTCAGGATCATAAACAGATCTGGGATGGAGATAACGGCCCAAACACCGGAGGAATGGGAGCTTATGCGCCTGCAATATATTCAAAAGATATAAAGAAAGAAATAAACGAAAAAATAATTGCTCCTACTCTTAAAGGAATGAAGAAGGAAGGAAGACCCTTCAAAGGAATTCTCTATGCGGGGGTGATGTTAACAAAAGACGGCGTGAAAGTCCTCGAATATAACTGTCGTTTTGGCGATCCTGAAACGCAAGTAATTCTTCCACTTCTTGACAATGATATTGTTGATGTGTTTGAAGCTATCCTAAAAGAACGCATCGATGAGGTTGAATTGAATTGGAAAAATAGGAGTGCGGTCAATGTGGTGATTGCATCAGGTGGATATCCCGGAGAATACAAAAGTGATTTTCCGATCAAGGGTCTCGATAAGGTTTCAGATGAAGTGCTTATATTCTATGCCGGAGTGAAGAAAGAGAAAGAGGCATTACTTTCAGACGGAGGAAGAGTCCTATCGATTACAGCTTTCGGGGATAACCTTCGCGATGCGCAAGATAAGGTGTATAAGGAAGTTGCCAAAGTGTCCTTTACGGGTAGCTATCATAGAAAGGACATCGCCCAAAAAGGAATTCGTAAATTATGAGGGACATGTGTTGATGAAGAAAGTTTTTACCGTTGCTTTATTAATCCTTGTAGCTTCTTCGTTATGGGGAATGAATAGTTTTACGATAGAAGAAGTAACAGAAGATTTCATTCAGGTGCACCTGAGGATCGATGAATATACAATTCCTCAATCAAATGCAAAAACGAACGAAACACTCTCCCTGCCGGACCTTGAAACATACTTTATTACAACTGAAGGATTGCCAGCCCTTCCATTCCTGTCTGGAAATATTGGTCTTCCACCAGAAGGAAAAGCTGGTGTAAGTGTTTTATCGCAGGAATATGTGACTCTCACAAATGTTTCAATTCCGATCAATCATCCGTATAAAGACGAAGGAATCCTTGTTCCGGATCCCTCGAAACAGTTTATAAATTTTAAAACAAACAACTATTATCCAGAAAAAGCTGCTGAAGTGCAGGCGATGGGATATATCGGCAACAGATATCTTGGATCATTTCGTATCTTTCCTATTCAATATAATCATACAAAAAAAACAGCTAAGCTCTACACTGACCTTGTGATTCAATTTCATATCGACGGAGATAAAAGCAAAGCACGCGGGGGTGAAGTAAATTATATTGATGGCATTGCAGACAAAATGATCATCAATAATGAGGTGTCTCAATATTGGAGAAAAGAAAAAGAGAAGGAATCCTATCTTCATAAGAGACAGAACGAAACAGAGATATCACAGTTCAAGTTCGTCATCGAAGAAAAGGGTATTTATAAAATTGA
This region of Candidatus Cloacimonadota bacterium genomic DNA includes:
- a CDS encoding FecR domain-containing protein, translating into MLSSKGALMIAKRKYFVLFFIFTFVTMTVLQAQEDMAHAEIMNLQGEVILNHDHQLAPATKGDKLFDGDMLLTKDNSFAIVKFSDNGAISKVFSNSTLTINMSQREQSFMKTLTLDVGKIWSEVTTGEGDYYIQTPTSVAAVKGTGFMTDVDAQTGFTTLQVFEGTVDFSNEFGRISIPAGNQGFSNGIDPPSFQMMENVQPPESLMEVTIPEETKPETPKQPDQPQEQPQQKPDIEVQPVEEPKEEAKADQPKAPRKSILPGTLGIGTVTIDGVTYTRIRLMPEIPIWKFKLGLDFDILIDGDGNIRKKDWDNFNAYLNKIMYLEFANRRDPFYFRLGAFPSVKFGHGLIMRDYTNMLDYPATKQLGAEIAVNTKPFGLGVDVFCPNVDEHNIFAARVKLNPFVTTGIPFLNNLEFGFTGVTDLNELGGLKDNDEDGYPNIFDDYPDNPHYWADTDSDGWPDPANIDSVGSVTIDIDADNNNELDVNQVIPGWDNLADYLKSVYKLGKKESVTIIGADYTLPLINSKLFSLYHYSELAHILDYGTGVIFPGFGAKFLIFDATLDYRMFGDDFEPNFFDYLYDNERAMVVGDSVVTKRSTLKGINKSQGWRGQLVSHIFNILDFTVAYEDIHGKDYNMGKSILGEARLKKTFIPGLDYAYARYSQTQVEKFTTWKSPNAVIEAQIGYEVSPVTLLVWDYKVYYIDLNGDGKISGDDETKKTYSFGVQIKI
- the purD gene encoding phosphoribosylamine--glycine ligase, encoding MKVLIVGSGGREHAIAWKCAQSKKIDSIFVAPGNPGMENVARHIPLHTTEELVHFAKSEAIDLTIIGPEKPLTEGIVDTFVKEGLAVIGPSKKAAELEGSKVFAKTFMKRYHIPTADFEVFDQIVPALNYLLQIPFPVVLKVDGLAAGKGVFICDNYTEAETVLNHIINYKLFGDAGSKVVIEEYLKGEEASLFAFCDGEHFSSTILSQDHKQIWDGDNGPNTGGMGAYAPAIYSKDIKKEINEKIIAPTLKGMKKEGRPFKGILYAGVMLTKDGVKVLEYNCRFGDPETQVILPLLDNDIVDVFEAILKERIDEVELNWKNRSAVNVVIASGGYPGEYKSDFPIKGLDKVSDEVLIFYAGVKKEKEALLSDGGRVLSITAFGDNLRDAQDKVYKEVAKVSFTGSYHRKDIAQKGIRKL